Proteins from a single region of Candidatus Binatia bacterium:
- a CDS encoding winged helix-turn-helix domain-containing protein, with translation MIVYEVGSFRLCVERRALTHSGKSVGAGAKVVETLIALVESSGMAVSKEALMERLWPDRFVEESNLAQNVYVLRKIFRLYGDQTSIETVSGYGYRLRAQVSRATVAPAAPAIERRRRLFAWPRIASIALVAALGVAFAFYTGSTGAPKPTPLSVEGARLYAIGRYYWNLRSAAGVENSMRYFARVIDLDPTSPLGYVGLADANESMGDYCYGSHRPSVYFARARVYAMEALSLDPGSAPAHATLGLAELHAGRATAAAAEFRRAIAADPQYAAGHEWYGIALARQGQLREGWAQLSLAARLDPLSVATLTWMSRLAFSDGRVADAAVYRAEAAELSPQLVARPSPPPNHPAWASIEDGEHAPPTGSRRAAYIRHETIFTARAARRAADRAGHGLTVGAGDPYQR, from the coding sequence ATGATCGTTTATGAAGTCGGCTCCTTCCGGCTCTGCGTCGAGCGGCGTGCCCTGACGCATTCGGGGAAGTCCGTCGGGGCCGGGGCGAAGGTCGTGGAGACGCTGATCGCGCTCGTCGAGTCGTCCGGAATGGCGGTTTCGAAGGAGGCGCTCATGGAGCGCCTCTGGCCGGACCGCTTCGTCGAGGAGAGCAACCTCGCGCAAAACGTCTACGTGCTGCGCAAGATCTTTCGTCTTTACGGCGATCAAACGTCAATCGAAACCGTTTCCGGATACGGTTACCGGCTCCGAGCCCAGGTTAGCCGCGCGACCGTTGCGCCTGCCGCTCCCGCGATAGAGCGCCGCCGCCGGCTCTTCGCTTGGCCGCGTATCGCTTCGATCGCTCTGGTTGCGGCGCTAGGAGTCGCTTTTGCGTTTTACACCGGATCGACCGGCGCGCCAAAGCCTACACCGCTATCGGTGGAAGGGGCGCGGCTCTATGCCATCGGCCGCTATTACTGGAATCTGCGAAGCGCCGCCGGCGTGGAGAACAGTATGCGTTACTTCGCGCGCGTGATCGACCTCGACCCGACGAGCCCGCTCGGCTACGTGGGCTTGGCCGATGCCAACGAGAGCATGGGCGATTATTGCTACGGCTCGCACCGGCCGAGCGTGTACTTCGCGCGAGCGCGCGTCTACGCGATGGAGGCCCTCTCGCTCGATCCGGGCTCCGCGCCCGCACACGCCACTTTGGGCCTCGCCGAGCTCCACGCCGGGCGGGCGACGGCGGCGGCGGCAGAGTTCCGCAGAGCGATAGCCGCGGATCCGCAGTACGCGGCGGGGCACGAGTGGTACGGCATCGCACTTGCCCGGCAAGGCCAACTTCGCGAAGGTTGGGCGCAGCTTAGCCTCGCCGCGCGGCTCGACCCGCTCTCCGTCGCGACGCTCACCTGGATGAGCCGCCTAGCGTTTAGCGACGGCCGCGTTGCGGACGCCGCGGTCTATCGCGCCGAGGCTGCGGAATTGTCTCCGCAGCTCGTGGCGCGTCCGAGCCCACCCCCGAACCACCCGGCGTGGGCGTCGATCGAAGACGGCGAGCACGCGCCCCCAACCGGATCGCGCCGGGCGGCATACATCCGGCATGAAACGATTTTTACCGCTCGCGCTGCTCGCCGCGCTGCTGACCGCGCCGGCCACGGCCTCACCGTCGGCGCCGGCGATCCGTATCAAAGATGA
- a CDS encoding metal-dependent transcriptional regulator, protein MPGHSHSHFAESFEMYMKAIYRLEREGPGVTTSALASELGVAPASVSGMLKKLVSEGYVEHEVRGDIRLTRQGLEVAVGVVRRNRLAERLLTDILGMPWDEVYAEACILEHAITDRVEERLVAALGNPQTCPHGHPIPPKDLTEPVREGIPLAQVEPGTRVTVSGVTEQMPEILRYLGQVGLRPGARLEVVDKAPLGGPVTIEVGGERHAISLELARTVMIA, encoded by the coding sequence ATGCCCGGCCACTCGCATTCGCACTTTGCCGAGTCCTTCGAAATGTACATGAAGGCGATCTATCGTCTCGAGCGCGAGGGCCCGGGCGTCACGACCTCTGCGCTGGCCAGCGAGCTGGGCGTTGCGCCGGCATCGGTCTCCGGGATGCTGAAAAAACTCGTCAGTGAGGGGTACGTCGAGCACGAGGTTCGCGGTGACATCCGGCTGACGCGACAGGGCCTCGAGGTCGCGGTCGGGGTCGTGCGCCGCAACCGGCTGGCGGAGCGGCTGCTGACCGACATTTTGGGCATGCCTTGGGATGAAGTGTATGCCGAAGCCTGCATCCTCGAGCACGCGATTACGGATCGCGTCGAAGAGCGGCTCGTCGCGGCGCTTGGAAACCCGCAGACCTGCCCGCACGGCCATCCGATCCCGCCCAAAGACTTGACCGAACCCGTGCGAGAGGGCATTCCGCTCGCGCAGGTTGAGCCCGGTACGCGCGTGACCGTCTCCGGCGTCACCGAGCAGATGCCGGAAATCTTGCGCTACCTGGGCCAGGTAGGATTGCGCCCGGGCGCACGTCTCGAGGTCGTCGACAAGGCACCGCTCGGAGGACCGGTCACGATCGAAGTCGGCGGCGAGCGCCACGCGATCTCGCTCGAGCTCGCGCGCACGGTGATGATCGCGTGA
- a CDS encoding glycosidase: protein MPLDNLNFRRTGILLKPDPDAMPSERLGVINPACTRLRDGTLQIYPRMVAPGNISRIGSYRARERSGGSLDVEFCGYALEPQAPYELRDAPGGYGCEDPRVTFVEPLDRFVMAYVAYGPRGPEVAAAVSEDGLQWQRLGLMQFEGSSAPLADKDAAFFPAPVTSPSGVEALAFYHRPTLQLLATSGQTALSVIESLPPTEREGIAIGYIPLEAVRTDLSALCTVTETHRLTMPPANWGSVKVGAGTPPVRVAEGWLSVIHGVDALAHPRGSELLRYCAGVLVHDAQHLDQIVFRSPDPLFVPERPGELHGTVGRVVFPTGIDRIGEREFDIYYGMADYEIGRGRLTIL, encoded by the coding sequence GTGCCGCTCGATAACCTGAACTTCCGCCGCACCGGGATCCTGCTCAAGCCCGACCCCGACGCGATGCCGTCCGAGCGCCTCGGCGTTATCAATCCGGCCTGCACTCGGCTCCGAGACGGCACGCTGCAGATCTATCCGCGGATGGTCGCGCCGGGGAATATCTCGCGCATTGGCTCGTATCGCGCGCGCGAGCGCAGCGGCGGCTCGTTGGACGTCGAGTTCTGCGGCTACGCGCTCGAGCCGCAGGCGCCATACGAACTCCGAGACGCGCCGGGCGGCTACGGGTGCGAAGATCCGCGCGTCACGTTTGTCGAGCCGCTCGATCGTTTCGTGATGGCATACGTTGCGTACGGTCCACGCGGTCCGGAGGTCGCGGCGGCGGTCTCCGAAGATGGCCTGCAATGGCAGCGCCTCGGCTTGATGCAGTTCGAGGGCAGCAGCGCTCCGCTAGCCGACAAGGACGCGGCGTTCTTTCCCGCACCCGTAACCTCGCCGAGCGGGGTGGAAGCGCTCGCGTTCTACCATCGCCCGACGCTCCAGCTGCTCGCCACATCCGGTCAGACCGCGCTTTCGGTGATCGAATCGCTGCCCCCGACCGAACGCGAGGGCATCGCGATCGGCTACATTCCGCTTGAAGCGGTTCGCACCGACCTTAGCGCGCTCTGCACCGTCACCGAAACGCACCGCCTTACGATGCCTCCCGCGAACTGGGGCAGCGTCAAGGTCGGCGCAGGTACGCCGCCGGTGCGCGTTGCCGAGGGTTGGCTTTCCGTGATTCACGGTGTCGACGCGCTGGCGCACCCGCGCGGATCGGAGCTGTTGCGATACTGCGCCGGCGTGCTGGTTCACGACGCGCAACACTTGGACCAGATCGTTTTTCGATCGCCCGATCCGCTCTTCGTTCCCGAGCGACCCGGCGAGCTGCACGGCACCGTCGGTCGCGTCGTGTTCCCGACCGGCATCGATCGTATCGGTGAGCGCGAGTTCGACATCTATTATGGAATGGCCGACTACGAGATCGGACGGGGCAGACTGACGATCTTGTGA
- a CDS encoding adenosine deaminase family protein gives MAPGTLAERIPKIHLHCHLEGCLRAPTFVELAAKHGVPLRYRRDSSVILSFDSARDRLSAQDDTRRAQDDNAGDPYAFEGLEEFLLLFAAVSRALCDPEDYALLAREFVEDALAQNVIYGELFVSPSVWTFFNPQLDVRAAVEAIATELRKARPRATFKLLADVTRNFGAESALATTRAMAAMTDLDVIGIALGGDEARFPARLFADVFAYARAQGLHCVAHAGEADGPASVRDALELLHAERIGHGIRALEHPATVETLAQRRIPLEICPTSNRLTGAELAGHPHPHVEFDQFGCVVTIDCDDPAIFGTTLREEYAIVERTAGPEALQRYVRNAIHASFAGEGEKRAMEARLTAAIAELHAGPRS, from the coding sequence ATGGCCCCTGGAACGCTCGCGGAGCGTATTCCCAAGATCCACCTTCACTGTCACCTGGAAGGTTGCTTGCGCGCGCCCACGTTTGTCGAGTTGGCGGCGAAGCACGGCGTGCCGCTGCGCTATAGACGTGATTCTTCGGTCATCCTTTCTTTCGACTCCGCTCGGGACAGGCTCTCGGCTCAGGATGACACACGACGGGCTCAGGATGACAATGCGGGGGATCCTTATGCGTTTGAAGGTCTCGAGGAATTCCTGCTGCTCTTCGCCGCGGTTAGTCGCGCGCTCTGCGATCCCGAGGATTACGCGCTGCTCGCGCGCGAATTCGTCGAGGACGCGCTGGCGCAGAACGTGATCTACGGCGAGCTGTTCGTCTCACCGTCGGTCTGGACGTTCTTCAACCCGCAGCTCGACGTCCGCGCTGCTGTGGAAGCGATCGCGACGGAGCTGCGCAAGGCGCGGCCTCGCGCGACGTTCAAGCTGCTCGCCGACGTGACGCGCAATTTCGGCGCCGAGAGCGCGTTGGCGACGACGCGAGCGATGGCGGCGATGACCGATCTCGACGTAATCGGCATCGCGCTCGGCGGCGACGAGGCTCGCTTTCCGGCGAGGCTATTCGCCGACGTCTTCGCCTATGCGCGAGCGCAAGGATTGCACTGCGTGGCGCACGCCGGCGAGGCGGACGGTCCGGCGAGCGTGCGCGATGCCCTCGAGCTGCTGCATGCCGAACGCATCGGCCATGGAATTCGTGCGCTCGAGCATCCAGCCACAGTAGAGACGTTGGCACAGCGGCGCATCCCGCTTGAGATCTGCCCCACGTCGAATCGCCTGACCGGCGCGGAGCTCGCGGGCCATCCGCATCCCCACGTCGAGTTCGACCAGTTCGGTTGCGTCGTCACCATCGATTGCGACGACCCCGCGATCTTTGGCACGACGTTGCGGGAGGAGTACGCGATCGTGGAGCGGACCGCCGGTCCGGAGGCGCTGCAGCGCTACGTCCGCAACGCGATCCACGCCAGCTTCGCCGGGGAAGGCGAGAAGCGGGCGATGGAGGCGCGGCTGACCGCGGCCATTGCGGAACTCCACGCGGGTCCGCGAAGTTAG
- a CDS encoding rhomboid family intramembrane serine protease, giving the protein MITRFLIVCNVIGYVWEISVGGPGMISGLGNSAGIQRVLYEGALIPAFVLQDGQWWRILTGAFLHGGLIHIGVNMLSLYFLGRFIEFALGSWRMLLVYMVSLIASGLGVVYFSAPNVPTVGASGAIFGLFGALFAIGFKLGKPGMDLVRANIGILVLNLIITFTVPVISWQAHVAGLLAGFALTYVIYFPPRRVVPVVVDARTGRELESEYETPGGPHNPLQ; this is encoded by the coding sequence GTGATCACTCGCTTCTTGATCGTCTGCAACGTCATCGGATATGTCTGGGAGATTTCGGTCGGCGGACCGGGGATGATATCCGGCTTAGGAAACAGCGCCGGAATTCAACGCGTGCTGTATGAGGGGGCTTTGATTCCCGCCTTCGTCTTGCAAGATGGCCAATGGTGGCGCATCCTCACCGGGGCGTTCCTGCACGGGGGCTTGATCCACATCGGCGTCAATATGCTGTCGCTCTACTTCCTCGGCCGCTTCATCGAGTTCGCGCTCGGATCTTGGCGCATGCTCCTTGTCTACATGGTCTCGCTGATCGCATCGGGACTCGGCGTCGTCTACTTCAGCGCCCCGAACGTTCCGACCGTAGGCGCGAGTGGCGCGATCTTTGGTCTCTTCGGCGCGCTCTTCGCGATCGGTTTCAAGCTCGGGAAGCCGGGGATGGACCTAGTGCGCGCCAATATCGGTATCCTCGTCCTCAACCTGATTATCACCTTTACAGTGCCGGTCATCTCGTGGCAGGCGCACGTAGCCGGCCTGTTGGCGGGCTTTGCGCTGACCTACGTGATCTATTTTCCACCGCGCCGCGTGGTGCCGGTCGTCGTAGACGCAAGAACGGGGCGCGAACTCGAGTCGGAATACGAGACGCCCGGCGGTCCGCACAACCCGCTGCAATGA
- a CDS encoding glycine C-acetyltransferase, with amino-acid sequence MSSAFEAKLRDDLDALKKAGTYKHLRHLTTPMAPEVHMEEAGDVIVLSSNNYLGLADQPEVVEAGKFGLDKYGAGTASVRFICGTFDVHRVLEDRIAKFLGLEAALTYVSCWNANTGLFPTICDEGSAIVSDELNHASIIDGVRLASKARRERFKHGDMGALEEKLKSVQGCFPIVIVTDGVFSMEGDLAKLPEIAALAKKYGAISVVDDSHGTGVMGETGRGTIEHYGLTGEVDVITGTLGKALGGAAGGFVAGSAALIDTLIQRSRPQLFSNALPATVACSSMAAIDYLDDHPELVQSLREKTRYFRDGLKRIGYKPLESESAIVPIIVGETSFAIAISDKLLKAGVFVTGFGYPVVPEGTARIRVQISAALTQDEMDRALRAFENVGKETGLLKGAAR; translated from the coding sequence GTGAGTTCAGCGTTCGAAGCGAAGCTGCGAGACGACCTCGATGCGCTCAAAAAGGCCGGAACCTACAAGCACCTGCGTCACTTGACGACCCCGATGGCGCCCGAGGTGCACATGGAGGAGGCCGGCGACGTCATCGTGCTGTCCAGCAACAACTATCTCGGCCTTGCGGATCAGCCGGAGGTCGTCGAGGCCGGGAAGTTCGGGCTCGACAAGTACGGCGCGGGCACGGCGTCGGTGCGCTTCATCTGCGGAACGTTCGACGTGCATCGTGTACTCGAGGACCGCATCGCCAAATTTTTGGGGCTGGAGGCGGCCCTTACGTACGTCTCGTGCTGGAACGCCAACACCGGACTCTTCCCGACGATCTGCGACGAAGGCTCGGCGATTGTATCCGACGAGCTCAATCACGCCTCGATCATCGACGGCGTTCGGCTCGCATCGAAGGCGCGGCGCGAGCGCTTCAAGCACGGCGACATGGGCGCGTTGGAGGAGAAGCTGAAGAGCGTGCAGGGCTGCTTCCCCATCGTCATCGTTACCGACGGAGTCTTCTCGATGGAAGGCGACCTCGCCAAGCTGCCCGAGATCGCCGCGCTCGCCAAGAAGTACGGCGCAATCAGCGTTGTGGACGACTCGCACGGGACCGGCGTGATGGGCGAGACCGGGCGCGGCACCATCGAACACTACGGCTTGACCGGTGAGGTCGACGTGATCACGGGCACGCTCGGGAAAGCGCTCGGCGGCGCGGCGGGCGGCTTCGTCGCCGGTAGCGCCGCGCTGATCGACACGCTGATCCAGCGATCGCGCCCACAGCTGTTTTCGAACGCGCTTCCCGCGACCGTGGCGTGCAGCTCCATGGCCGCCATCGATTATCTGGACGATCACCCCGAGCTCGTGCAGAGCCTGCGCGAGAAAACGCGCTATTTTCGCGACGGGCTCAAGCGGATCGGCTACAAGCCGCTCGAGAGCGAGAGCGCGATCGTGCCGATCATCGTCGGCGAGACGTCGTTTGCGATCGCGATCAGCGACAAGCTTCTGAAGGCCGGCGTCTTCGTCACCGGGTTTGGCTATCCGGTCGTGCCCGAGGGGACGGCGCGCATCCGGGTGCAGATCAGCGCGGCGCTCACGCAGGACGAAATGGACCGCGCGCTGCGCGCGTTCGAGAACGTCGGGAAGGAGACGGGGCTGCTCAAAGGTGCCGCTCGATAA
- a CDS encoding ATP-dependent DNA helicase has protein sequence MTTSLEHVFGTDGPFASTLSCYEPRSGQLQMAQLVERGILEGMHTIVEAGTGVGKSLAYLVPAIRSGKKVMLSTGTIALQEQLVHKDIPLVEAALGTPVRVTLLKGRSHYLCRQKLELMRSDRLIAPSRTMQRMWEWGGRTESGDRAELPFQPPVNEWEQLDADADECVGEFCRHFRDCFFFAKRDEAKYADLIVVNHALFFLDLASGGGLLPAYDVAVLDEAHQCERWATDALTAALSAATVGRMLRKLHRFYDLPSTFDAEFDAGIRGLVSALARVPGDRYPIAANEAVWPALESLRETLYRLENWLYANWHGALKRRVENEAEGERRRDLALRSVLAHEAVIDRVEAGTPETIAWVERTDNEGGYCVKCAPHEVADFLRAALFARTHSVVLTSATLSTDESFGFARRTLGIDDAQELIAPSPFDYATQARLFIAPVEVNPKSSEFARRAAPLVEECLDRSGGRAFVLFTSHARLREVYALVRERLAYPVRLQGEMPRLYLLEWFRQTPGAVLFATATFWEGIDVVGDALSCVIIDRLPFPSPSDPLVMARVRALEARGLDGFEHYMIPAATVRLKQGFGRLIRSRSDRGLVALLDGRAASTRYGATILATLPPATRIDHLDDLEPFFGR, from the coding sequence ATGACCACGTCGCTCGAGCACGTCTTCGGCACGGACGGCCCGTTCGCGAGCACTCTGTCCTGCTACGAGCCGCGCTCCGGACAGCTGCAGATGGCGCAGCTCGTCGAGCGCGGCATCCTCGAGGGGATGCACACGATCGTCGAAGCCGGCACCGGCGTCGGAAAATCGCTCGCCTATCTCGTACCGGCGATCCGCAGCGGCAAGAAGGTCATGCTCTCGACCGGGACGATCGCGCTGCAGGAGCAGCTCGTGCACAAGGACATCCCGCTCGTGGAGGCGGCACTGGGAACGCCGGTCCGCGTCACGCTGCTCAAGGGGCGCAGCCATTACCTGTGCAGGCAGAAGCTCGAGCTGATGCGCTCCGACCGATTGATCGCCCCATCGCGAACGATGCAGCGGATGTGGGAATGGGGAGGCCGCACGGAGAGCGGCGACCGCGCCGAGCTACCCTTCCAGCCGCCCGTGAACGAGTGGGAGCAGCTCGACGCCGACGCGGATGAGTGCGTCGGCGAATTCTGCAGGCATTTTCGCGACTGCTTTTTCTTCGCGAAGCGCGACGAGGCGAAGTATGCCGACCTCATCGTCGTCAATCACGCGCTCTTTTTCTTGGACCTCGCGAGCGGCGGCGGCCTGTTGCCTGCGTACGACGTCGCGGTGCTGGACGAGGCGCACCAGTGCGAACGCTGGGCGACCGACGCCCTCACGGCCGCGCTCTCGGCGGCGACCGTTGGCCGAATGCTGCGCAAGCTGCATCGCTTCTACGACCTGCCGTCTACGTTCGATGCGGAGTTCGACGCAGGCATCCGCGGCCTGGTATCGGCGCTGGCGCGCGTCCCCGGCGACCGCTATCCGATCGCGGCAAACGAAGCCGTCTGGCCCGCGCTCGAGTCGCTGCGCGAAACGCTGTACCGCCTGGAGAATTGGCTCTACGCCAACTGGCACGGCGCGCTCAAGCGGCGCGTCGAAAACGAGGCGGAGGGCGAGCGCCGGCGCGACCTTGCGTTGCGGAGCGTGCTCGCGCACGAGGCGGTGATCGACCGCGTCGAGGCTGGAACACCGGAGACGATCGCGTGGGTCGAGCGTACCGACAACGAGGGCGGCTATTGCGTGAAGTGCGCGCCGCACGAGGTAGCCGACTTCTTGCGCGCGGCCCTCTTCGCGCGCACACATAGCGTCGTCCTGACCAGCGCGACGCTGTCGACGGACGAGTCGTTCGGGTTCGCGCGCCGGACGCTCGGAATTGACGACGCGCAGGAGCTGATCGCGCCGTCGCCGTTCGACTACGCGACCCAGGCGCGGCTCTTTATCGCGCCGGTCGAAGTGAATCCGAAGTCGTCGGAGTTCGCCCGCCGGGCGGCGCCGCTCGTCGAGGAGTGTCTCGACCGCAGCGGCGGTCGCGCCTTCGTGCTGTTCACATCGCACGCGCGCCTGCGCGAAGTGTACGCGCTCGTGCGGGAGCGCCTCGCCTATCCCGTCCGGCTGCAGGGCGAGATGCCGCGGCTGTATCTGCTCGAGTGGTTCCGGCAAACGCCCGGCGCGGTGCTGTTCGCTACGGCGACGTTCTGGGAGGGCATCGACGTCGTGGGCGACGCGCTCTCCTGCGTCATCATCGACCGGCTGCCGTTTCCGTCGCCGAGCGATCCACTCGTCATGGCGCGCGTGCGCGCGCTCGAGGCGCGCGGGCTGGACGGCTTCGAGCACTACATGATTCCGGCCGCGACGGTACGCCTCAAACAGGGTTTCGGGCGCCTGATCCGCAGCCGCAGCGATCGCGGACTGGTCGCGCTGTTGGACGGGCGCGCCGCGTCGACGCGCTACGGCGCCACGATCCTCGCGACGTTGCCGCCCGCTACGCGGATCGACCACCTGGATGACTTGGAGCCGTTCTTCGGCCGTTAG
- a CDS encoding cupredoxin domain-containing protein: MKRFLPLALLAALLTAPATASPSAPAIRIKDDAFTPKTLTIVAGQTVTFVNDDDDAHTVTAVDGSFDSKGLDTGGVWRHTSRDRSWYYVIVAASGRYEVYGIRNGSATDLGSTQPQGQSSELFTRIGTLFTRIELRENGTTIETAAIR; this comes from the coding sequence ATGAAACGATTTTTACCGCTCGCGCTGCTCGCCGCGCTGCTGACCGCGCCGGCCACGGCCTCACCGTCGGCGCCGGCGATCCGTATCAAAGATGATGCCTTCACCCCCAAGACGCTGACGATCGTCGCAGGGCAGACCGTGACGTTCGTCAACGACGATGACGACGCGCACACGGTCACGGCCGTCGACGGCAGCTTCGATTCGAAGGGCCTGGACACTGGTGGCGTGTGGCGCCACACGTCGCGCGACCGCTCATGGTACTACGTGATCGTCGCAGCGAGCGGACGGTATGAGGTGTACGGGATCCGCAATGGTAGCGCCACGGATCTCGGCTCGACCCAGCCGCAAGGCCAAAGCAGCGAGCTCTTTACGCGCATCGGGACACTGTTCACCCGCATCGAACTGCGCGAAAACGGCACAACCATCGAAACCGCGGCGATTAGGTAA